A segment of the Syntrophus gentianae genome:
TGGAAACGTTTATTTATCGGGATATGGGAAGAATTTGCGAGAAAATGGGCAATCCCGGCGAAGCCCTGAAATATTACAAAAAGGCCCTGGCCCAATCCATGGATCCAACCTTTACAATGTTTATTAAACGAAAAATAGCTCTTCTTTCTTAACTCAATTTCAAATGAGGAAATCATTTTATTAATCTGAAAAGATCGATCTATGGCTGAAGATTATTACAAAATACTCGGATTGGAAAAAACCGCCAGCAGTGATGAGATCAAGAAGGCTTATCGGAAGCTTGCCTTGAAATATCATCCAGACAAGAACCCAGATAATAAAGAAGCTGAAGAGCAGTTTAAAAAAATCAGCGAAGCCTATGCCGTCCTGAGTGATGCTGAAAAACGGAAGCAGTATGACAGCTTTGGTTCAGATACCTTCAGTCAACGTTATTCGCAGGAAGATATTTTCAGAAATGCAGACATCAATTCGATTCTCCGCGAGTTTGGATTCGGTGGTCTAGGGGGGCGTCCTGCCGGTGCGCGGACCTATCGAACGACTGGAAGAAGAACCGGACCGTATGCGACACAAAGAGGATATGATCCCTTTGCCGAACTTTTTGGCGGTCAACCACAACAGTACGCGACAATGCCTCAAAAAGGACAGGATCTTCAGTACAATCTTTCCATTTCCCTTGAAGAATCGGTATTTGGCGCTGAAAAGAAAATCGCCCTTCAAAAGGCAGATAAGGTCGATGAAATCAACATAAAAATCCCAAAAGGAATCAGTACCGGGAAGAAATTAAGGTTGACTGGAAAAGGAAATCCAGGCGTGGATGGTGGACCTCCCGGTGATCTGTACTTGAATATCAGTGTTTTACCCCATCCTTTGTTCTCCAGGGAAGGAAATGACATCTACGTTGAAAAAACCATAAACTACAGCCAGGCGGCTTTGGGAACGACTATTGAAGTCGCAACGATCGACGGTTCAACGAAGCGAATCAAGGTTCCTCCAGGAACTCAAAATAATACACGAATTCGAATGAAGGGATATGGCGTACAAGGCCTCAAAGGAAACAGCAAGGGAGATCAATACGTAAAAATTACGGTTAGTGTTCCTAAAAAACTATCAGAGTCTCAAGCCCAATTAATTCGCTCTCTTGCTGAAGAAGGCCTATAGAAACAGCTTAATAACGTCTTATAAGATATATTATGTAAACCAACCGGTTTTTATCCGCTTAAGCCGGATTTCTTAAATAAGTTCCATATCTCCGATAACGCCCATCGATTTTTCCACAATAATCAGAACTCCCAATACCCCGGGAATGTTCCGGCCTGCCTCAAGAGCTTTTTTTATTTCACTTTTCTTTTGAACGCTGTTTCCGATGGCTGTTGCGGCGGCATCGGCAAGGGCGGCTGATTTTGCTTTCACACAGACGGCATCGGCAATACCGAAGCTCAGGGAATGTCCGATCGTGGCCGATGAGGTACAGATGCCCAGCGGTGTATCCTTTGGATATATTTTGAGGGCGATCTGATAACTCAGGGGAGATTTTCCCGCAAAGACAGCAATGTTCATTTCTCTTGTTACCTTGAGAAAAAGGTCTCCCCCATTTTCAATAATGATATTGGAGGAATGCTTTAAAAGATCCCGCCCCACAAATTCAGCCATGGCGCCAGCCACGGCAGCCATGGGACCAACTCCGGCCAAACGGCTTGCCTGCAGCATCGCTTTGACGACAAGCGGCGCAAGAGGGTCGTCGGGTAAAGGCTGTAACGCGGTTAAAAACGAGGGATGAGAACGGATATAATTTTTAAGGTGATTGCGATGAAGATATACGGAGGCGCTTGCCTGCCTCTTTAAATCCTGATCGGCCCGGATAAAGAGATCCGTCTGTTCTTCACAGACATGAAAAGATTTCAGAAAATCGCCGGAGACGAGATTGCGGTAGGTTCTTTGAACATATTCCATATCACATGAACATCATGACCCCTTCCCCGAGCATTCTATCGGCTTCCCTCTTCAATTCAGGAGAAATTGAAAATTTCGCCTGTTCACCAAGGTACACCAGGGTCTCGCAGGAGGCATTCAGTATGTGGAGATAGGCATCATATTTTCCCTTATGACGCTCCCCTAAATGAGAGAGTGCATCGATCAGATCTTCCGAGTCCCTTTTTTGGACATCGACCATGAAATGGACGCTTGTAAAAGGATTATATTCCGTCTCCGACAAAAGCGAAGCTTCTTCGGCGATCACTTTCACGTTTTCCTCTGCGACATCCAGGATTCCCTTCACAAAAACGGGCGCTTCTCCATGAAGGATGTCACTGACCTTTTTATATATCTCGGGGAAAAAGATCACATCCGTTGCCCCTTTGAGGTCCTCAAGGCTGACATAGGCCATGATTTCTTTTTTCTTTGTAAAAACCTCCCGAATTCCCGCAACCACACCGGCCAGGGCTACCGATTCCTTGTCTCCCTTCTCGAGAATCGTGGCAGAATCCCCACTGGTTACCATGCTGATTTTAGAGGCATATCCTTCAAGAGGGTGACCCGTGACATAAAACCCCAGGAATTCTTTTTCATAAGCCAGCAGTTCTTTAGGGTCCCATTCCGAAATTTCAGACTGAGGAGATTCAGCCGGCGCTCCCTGGTCAAGAGTACCCTGATCGTCCAGATCATCAAAGAAACTGGCTTGCCTGCTGATTTTCTCCCGCAGCCGTTTCTGCGCTCGTTCGATAATTTCTTCATGATCCGTCATCAATTGACGGCGTTTCTGTCCCGTCGAATCAAAAGCGCCGCATTTGATCAGGCTTTCCAGAACCCGTTTGTTGACCTTCTTCAGATCGGCACGACTGCAGAAATCTTCGAAGGATGAAAAGCCCCCCCCTTCCTGCCGTGCGGCTATCATGGCATCGATGGCCCCGATTCCGACATTTTTTATGGCAGCCAGACCAAAACGAATATAATCGCCGGTTACACTGAAATCGCGCAGGGATTCGTTAATATCCGGGGGTAGAATCGTAATCCCCATTTCCTTGCACACATGAATGTACTTGATGATCTTGTCCCGGTTATCTTTTTCACTGGTCAGCAAGGCCGCCATGAACTCCACGGGATAGTGAGCCTTGAGATAGGCGGTCTGATAGGTGACCATTGCGTAGGCCGTACTGTGAGACTTGTTGAAACCATACTCGGCAAAGGTCTCCATCTGGTCCCAGATCTTCGCCGCCTTCTGTTCCGGAATGCCGTTCCTTTTTGCCCCTTCCAGAAATTTCGGCCGCTCCTTTTCCATTTTGGCGGTATCTTTCTTACCCATTGCCTTCCGGAGCGTATCCGCCTCGGACATGGAATATTGGCCGATGACACTGGCAATCTGCATCACCTGTTCCTGATAAAGGATGACGCCATAGGTCCCCTTCAGGATGTTTGCCAGTTGCTGTACTTCATAAACGATGGGTGTTTTTCCCTGCTTTCTATCAATGAATTCCGGAACCATTTTCATGGGTCCCGGACGATAGAGGGCGATGAGGGCGATCAGATCTTCGATGCAGTCCGGCTTCATGCGCACGAGGATATCCTTCATCCCTTCGCTTTCCAGTTGAAAAACCCCGTCTGTCTCGCCTTTGCTGAGAAGTTTGTAGGTTCCTTCATCATTCAGGGGAAGATTTTTCAGATCCAGATCGATTCCCCGACCGTTTTTAATGAATAACAGGGCGTTTTTGATGACCGTGAGTGTTTTCAAACCGAGAAAATCGAATTTGGTCAACCCCGCGGTAGAAAGGTCATTCATTGAAAATTGCGTCGTGACGTCGTCTTTTGGACTCTTGTAGAGAGGAACCCTCTCCACGAGCGGAACGTCTGAAATCACGACTCCAGCGGCATGTACAGAGGCATGGCGATTCAATCCTTCCAGTGATTTTGAAAGGGTCAATAAACGGCGGATCTTTTCATCCCGTTTCGAAATCTCCTGCAGGCGCGGTTCCATCTCCATGGCGTCGGCCAGAGAGATATTCAAGATGTTCGGAACAAGCTTGGCGATGGAGTCCACCTCGCCATAAGGGATGTTAAGCGCCCGTCCCACGTCACGGATCACGCCCCGGGCCTGCATTGTCCCGAACGTAATGATCTGAGAGACCTTATCTTCACCATATTTTTCTGTTACATAGCGGATGATGTCGCTGCGTCCCTCGGGGCAGAAATCAATATCGATATCGGGCATGCTGATTCTATCGGGATTGAGAAATCTCTCGAAGAAGAGGTCGTAACGGATCGGATCTATGTCTGTGATGGTCAGGGCAAAGGCGACCAGACTCCCCGCCGCGGAACCACGCCCCGGACCGACAGGAATGTTCATTTTTTTAGCGTGGGCGACAAAATCGGAAACGATCAGGAAGTAGCCGGCAAATCCCATGGATTTGATGATTCTCAGTTCATCAGCAAGCCTCTTCTCATAAACCTCTCTGACTCCATCACCCTGCTCTTGAATAATGAGGGGCATGCGTTCTTCGAGTCCCTGGATTGCAACTTTTTCCAGTCGATCTTCCAGGGTTTCGTCGCTACGGACTTCGAATTTGGGAAGATAAAATTTTCCAAACTCAAAGGAAAGATTGCACTTACTTGCTATATCCTTTGTATTGTCAATTGCTTCCGGGCAATAGTTAAACAACTGCTTCATCTCTTCGGGCGAGCGAAAGTAAAAGGCATCGGTAGAAAACCGCATCCGATCCTTGTCATCCAGTGTCTTGCCTGTCTGAATGCATAACAGAACTTCATGGGATTCGGCATCCTCACGATTCAGGTAATGACAGTCGTTTGTCGCGGCCACCGGAATCGAAAGAAGTTTAGAAATTTCCAAAAGCCCTTCGTTTGCCTTTTTCTGTTCAGGCAAACCGTTTTCCATAATCTCAAGATAGAAATTCCCCTCACCAAAGATATTACTATATATTTCAGCTGACTTTACTGCATCTTTAAACTGATCCTTTAAGATCAGGTCGGCGATCTCTCCATGCAGACAGGCACTTAAGGCGATAAGGCCTTCATGATATTTCGCTAAAATATCCTTATCAACACGGGGACGATAATAGAATCCTTCCAGATATCCCATCGAAGACAGTTTCATCAGGTTTGCATAACCCTGTTCGTCCTTGGCCAGCACGAGAAGATGGCGCGATATGTCGCTGATACTGCCGCCTGACTTTTCAAATCGAGTACTCGGAGCCACATAGAGTTCACAGCCGATAATGGGTTTGATGCCCTCTTTCGTCGCCCTCTGGTAAAAATCAATGGTTCCAAACATGTTGCCATGATCCGTCATAGCAACGGCCTGCATGCCGTATTCCTTGGCTTTGGCAACAAGGTCCTTGATTCGAATGGTACCGTCAAGAAGACTGTACTGGGTATGGACATGTAAGTGAACGAACGGTTCGATGGACATGGGATAATAATCTTTTAAAAATATATATTAATCAATCCAGTAATTGGGAGCTTCTTTGGTAATGATCACATCATGAACATGGCTTTCACGCAGGCCAGCAGATGTTATGCGGGTAAAACGGGCCTTTTCCCGCAGTTCCTTGATCGTCCGGCATCCCACATAACCCATGCCGGCAAGGAGTCCCCCCTTCAATTGGTGAATACTGGCGGACAAGGAACCCCGGAAGGGAACTCTTCCTTCTATACCTTCCGGAACAAGTTTCAGAGAGCTTTCAATATCATCCTGGTAATAACGATCGCGACTTCCCATTTTCATGGCTTCCAGTGATCCCATACCACGGTAAACTTTATAGCTTCTGCCCTGGAACAGGATCGTTTCCCCCGGACTTTCTTCTGTTCCCGCGAAAAGGCCGCCGATCATCACCGTATGGGCGCCGGCCGCAAGCGCCTTGACGATGTCTCCTGAATATTTAATTCCTCCATCGGCAATAACGGGTATATCATGACGGGAACATACCTTACAGGCATCTGCAATGGCCGTTATCTGAGGAACTCCCACACCGGCGATAACGCGAGTCGTACAGATCGAACCGGGGCCGACACCAACCTTTACGGCATCAACGCCTGCATCGACCAGCGCTTGAGCTCCTTCCGCCGTGGCCACATTGCCCGCAACAAGCTCACAGTTTGGAAAATTTCTCTTTGTGTCCCTTACGGCATCAATGACCCCTTTGGAGTGGCCGTGAGACGTATCGATCACAATAACGTCGGCGCCAGCATTCAAAAGGGCATCAACCCTGGCTTCCCGATCGAGGATTCCGACCGCGGCTCCCACCCGTAACCGTCCGAGAGAATCCTTGCAGGCATTGGGATATTTTCTGATCTTCTCAATATCCTTGATCGTTATCAAACCCTTGAGATTGTATGATTCATCCACAACCAGAAGCTTTTCTATGCGATGTTTGTGCAGCAGTTTCTTTGATTCTTCCAGTGGGATATTGGCGGATACGGTGATGAGATTGTCCTTTGTCATGACACTGGAGACCGGCTGATCCAGATTTTCTTCAAAACGAAGATCCCGGTTGGTCAGAATCCCTACCAGCTTTTTATTCTTAACCACGGGAACGCCGGATATTTTGTACCTGTGCATTAAATCGAGTGCTTCTCTGACTTTCTGCTCAGGTTCCATCGTGATCGGATCGACAATCATTCCGCTTTCTGATTTTTTAACTTTATCGACTTCGAGGACCTGCCTTTCGATGCTCATATTGCGATGAATGAATCCAATACCGCCCTCCTGTGCCAGGCAAATGGCCGTAGCAGATTCGGTGACGGTATCCATTGCGGCAGCAACAATCGGTATATTCAGGGATATTCGATTTGTCAGCAATGTCGAAATATTTGCATCGCGAGGAAGGATCTCTGATTCCGCTGGCAAAAGAAGAAGATCATCAAAAGTCAAAGCTTGTTTGACGTGTTCATCCAACATGTTAAACCTCCACATTAAAAAGGCAACTCAAAGCCTCATTTAAAAAGTTTAATTTTAAAGCCCTGGTTAAGGGCATCAGTTCGATTCTCGATTTCTTAAAGAAAAAAGCCCTATCGGAAGAAGCAGGAATTGCAGATACTGACTATTCTTTAGGAGAAATTTCATAGATTCGGTCGTTGATCTTTATGTAATAAATATTATTTTCTGAATCATACTGAATATATTCAGCAAACTGATAATAGCTGCTTCTCGTAAAACGTGCTTCGAAACGCTGGCCTTTAACAGCGCAATAAATAACGTTATCCTTTTCCATCCGCAATGTCGCGGGATCCAACGTTTCCACACTGTCATCCGTGAGCAAGATGCTGAAAAAGGATTCTATACCCTTTTCATCTGCTGAAAACTCGATCGATTTTACGGCGAATGGGACATCTTCCACTTGAATGGAAAAGATCTGATCATTGTGGCGAATAAAATATTTTCCCGTTGAGTCTCTCTCCAATTCCTGAAAGAAAGTCGATAAAATATCCTTACGGAACATCTCATTCCCTTCATAATACCAGACGCCGTCTTTATCTATTCGTATATCGATTGAGGGGATATCCTTTTTCTCTATTTCAGTCATACGTCTCTCCCTGCTTAGAAAAGCTTCTTGCTATCAAGAAGCAATGTAACCGGTCCGTCATTAACCAGTTCGACTTTCATCATTGCTTGAAAGATTCCAGCTTGAACGACGGGGATTCTTTCCTTAGCTGAATCGATGAAGTAGGAATAAAGCAAATTGGATCGCTCTGGTTCTTCCGCAGATGTAAAAGCCGGCCGCCTACCCTTTCGGCAATCTCCCAAAAGTGTAAACTGTGAAACGACAAGCATTTCCCCGGAAATATCCTTGAGAGACCGGTTCATCTTACCGTCATCATCTTCAAAAATTCTTAAATGGATGACTTTTTCCAAAAGATAATCGGCATCTTTATGATTATCCCCTTTCTCAATTCCAAGGAATATCAATATGCCCTTTGAAATATTGCCAACAAGTCGATCTTTTACTTTAACACTGGCCTGATCGACTCGCTGAACGACGACTCGCATATACCCCTCTCAATCTCTAATGGGGCCGCATGTTAGCAATTATAAAATCAGCCTTCAAGCATTTTCTCCGATTTAAAACAGTGTTAAAATTTGTTGACAACGTAAAAAAATGCCTATATATGACTACCCTCTCAGCGAGTTCGACTGGTTAACATCCGGAATGTCAGACATCAGCATGATAAATATTGGGCCCTTAGCTCAGCAGGTAGAGCAACTGACTCTTAATCAGTAGGTTGTCGGTTCGATCCCGACAGGGCTCACCAAATTTCAAGGGGTTACGCAATGCGTAGCCCCTTTCTTATTTCAACTTTGACTACAACTTTGACTACATTTTTCATTGTTGTCAACCTACCCGAAAACCTTCTCTATCTGTGCGGAATTGTTTTTGAAAGTGGTATGAAGATAAATCTGAGTCGTGTTGATTGATTCGTGCCCAAGCATCCCCTGAATTGACCGGAGATCTGTCCCGGCCTCCAGGTTATGACTGGCGAAGGAATGTCTCAGCTTATGAGGAGTGATTTTTCTGGTTATGCCTGCCCGCCTTTTTGCGGCATTGAAAGCGGTCTTAAAGGAAGATATATTGCCCCAAACATAAACCCCCTGCCCTGCCCCGGACTGGTGCAGTTTTAACTCAGCAGCAAGGCGCTCGGACATAGGGACAATCCTTTCTTTGTTCCCCTTCCCCACCACATGCAGA
Coding sequences within it:
- a CDS encoding DnaJ C-terminal domain-containing protein — encoded protein: MAEDYYKILGLEKTASSDEIKKAYRKLALKYHPDKNPDNKEAEEQFKKISEAYAVLSDAEKRKQYDSFGSDTFSQRYSQEDIFRNADINSILREFGFGGLGGRPAGARTYRTTGRRTGPYATQRGYDPFAELFGGQPQQYATMPQKGQDLQYNLSISLEESVFGAEKKIALQKADKVDEINIKIPKGISTGKKLRLTGKGNPGVDGGPPGDLYLNISVLPHPLFSREGNDIYVEKTINYSQAALGTTIEVATIDGSTKRIKVPPGTQNNTRIRMKGYGVQGLKGNSKGDQYVKITVSVPKKLSESQAQLIRSLAEEGL
- a CDS encoding UPF0280 family protein produces the protein MEYVQRTYRNLVSGDFLKSFHVCEEQTDLFIRADQDLKRQASASVYLHRNHLKNYIRSHPSFLTALQPLPDDPLAPLVVKAMLQASRLAGVGPMAAVAGAMAEFVGRDLLKHSSNIIIENGGDLFLKVTREMNIAVFAGKSPLSYQIALKIYPKDTPLGICTSSATIGHSLSFGIADAVCVKAKSAALADAAATAIGNSVQKKSEIKKALEAGRNIPGVLGVLIIVEKSMGVIGDMELI
- a CDS encoding DNA polymerase III subunit alpha, giving the protein MSIEPFVHLHVHTQYSLLDGTIRIKDLVAKAKEYGMQAVAMTDHGNMFGTIDFYQRATKEGIKPIIGCELYVAPSTRFEKSGGSISDISRHLLVLAKDEQGYANLMKLSSMGYLEGFYYRPRVDKDILAKYHEGLIALSACLHGEIADLILKDQFKDAVKSAEIYSNIFGEGNFYLEIMENGLPEQKKANEGLLEISKLLSIPVAATNDCHYLNREDAESHEVLLCIQTGKTLDDKDRMRFSTDAFYFRSPEEMKQLFNYCPEAIDNTKDIASKCNLSFEFGKFYLPKFEVRSDETLEDRLEKVAIQGLEERMPLIIQEQGDGVREVYEKRLADELRIIKSMGFAGYFLIVSDFVAHAKKMNIPVGPGRGSAAGSLVAFALTITDIDPIRYDLFFERFLNPDRISMPDIDIDFCPEGRSDIIRYVTEKYGEDKVSQIITFGTMQARGVIRDVGRALNIPYGEVDSIAKLVPNILNISLADAMEMEPRLQEISKRDEKIRRLLTLSKSLEGLNRHASVHAAGVVISDVPLVERVPLYKSPKDDVTTQFSMNDLSTAGLTKFDFLGLKTLTVIKNALLFIKNGRGIDLDLKNLPLNDEGTYKLLSKGETDGVFQLESEGMKDILVRMKPDCIEDLIALIALYRPGPMKMVPEFIDRKQGKTPIVYEVQQLANILKGTYGVILYQEQVMQIASVIGQYSMSEADTLRKAMGKKDTAKMEKERPKFLEGAKRNGIPEQKAAKIWDQMETFAEYGFNKSHSTAYAMVTYQTAYLKAHYPVEFMAALLTSEKDNRDKIIKYIHVCKEMGITILPPDINESLRDFSVTGDYIRFGLAAIKNVGIGAIDAMIAARQEGGGFSSFEDFCSRADLKKVNKRVLESLIKCGAFDSTGQKRRQLMTDHEEIIERAQKRLREKISRQASFFDDLDDQGTLDQGAPAESPQSEISEWDPKELLAYEKEFLGFYVTGHPLEGYASKISMVTSGDSATILEKGDKESVALAGVVAGIREVFTKKKEIMAYVSLEDLKGATDVIFFPEIYKKVSDILHGEAPVFVKGILDVAEENVKVIAEEASLLSETEYNPFTSVHFMVDVQKRDSEDLIDALSHLGERHKGKYDAYLHILNASCETLVYLGEQAKFSISPELKREADRMLGEGVMMFM
- the guaB gene encoding IMP dehydrogenase translates to MLDEHVKQALTFDDLLLLPAESEILPRDANISTLLTNRISLNIPIVAAAMDTVTESATAICLAQEGGIGFIHRNMSIERQVLEVDKVKKSESGMIVDPITMEPEQKVREALDLMHRYKISGVPVVKNKKLVGILTNRDLRFEENLDQPVSSVMTKDNLITVSANIPLEESKKLLHKHRIEKLLVVDESYNLKGLITIKDIEKIRKYPNACKDSLGRLRVGAAVGILDREARVDALLNAGADVIVIDTSHGHSKGVIDAVRDTKRNFPNCELVAGNVATAEGAQALVDAGVDAVKVGVGPGSICTTRVIAGVGVPQITAIADACKVCSRHDIPVIADGGIKYSGDIVKALAAGAHTVMIGGLFAGTEESPGETILFQGRSYKVYRGMGSLEAMKMGSRDRYYQDDIESSLKLVPEGIEGRVPFRGSLSASIHQLKGGLLAGMGYVGCRTIKELREKARFTRITSAGLRESHVHDVIITKEAPNYWID
- a CDS encoding DUF1285 domain-containing protein, producing MTEIEKKDIPSIDIRIDKDGVWYYEGNEMFRKDILSTFFQELERDSTGKYFIRHNDQIFSIQVEDVPFAVKSIEFSADEKGIESFFSILLTDDSVETLDPATLRMEKDNVIYCAVKGQRFEARFTRSSYYQFAEYIQYDSENNIYYIKINDRIYEISPKE
- the dtd gene encoding D-aminoacyl-tRNA deacylase is translated as MRVVVQRVDQASVKVKDRLVGNISKGILIFLGIEKGDNHKDADYLLEKVIHLRIFEDDDGKMNRSLKDISGEMLVVSQFTLLGDCRKGRRPAFTSAEEPERSNLLYSYFIDSAKERIPVVQAGIFQAMMKVELVNDGPVTLLLDSKKLF